The DNA window GCGATTTCAGGAGCAAACCTTTCTAGAATTGATAGTTCAGTTCGGGTCAGGTAATATTCAGGCAGATTGCAAATTTCCTCAAATAATTTTGAGCCGGCCTCATCGTAAAAATATTGGCACGGAATCCGCTTGGGATGCGCAGACAGCCCCTCAAGCACTTCCGTGGCAAAGTCGGATGTAGAGCGAGCTGAATGACTAAATTCAACTTTCAGCCGTGGTGTCAAGGATGAATCGGCTTCTCTCGGTGAGGAGCACATTGTGGATGTTGGCTGCCCTTATCAATACTAAGCTCAGATGAAGATGGCTAAATCCTACCACATCAAGATGCAAGAGGAGAGGGGAAAATTACCGGCCTGTAGTCTGCTCTTGTTATACGGTGGCCTCCCCCTGAGCATACCCAAATCCGACAGGCTTTTATTCGGGCCGCGGGCCCTTTTTCCTCAATCCGTCGGTCTCATCATTTAGGGCTTATTTTGGCGGAAAAAATGTGCTAGTGTTAGTATACTGTAACTTACAGACTCTGCACTTGGTGGACTAGATGCAAAGGGAGGTGGTCTAGTGAAGACCAATCGGACATGCACTCGATTGTGGTTTGCATCACTCGTCATTGTGGCCGTTGGCTTGGTCGGCTGTCAGGCGGCCTCTGCGCCCCCAAAGGAATGGCTGCCTAGGGCCAAGTCGTGGATGACGGCGCCGGCGCCGCCTGTTCGGGCGCCATCGGGCGTCGCGTTCGGATTCGCGGGAAACGTGCGCAATGTCTTCTTCGAGTTCGACAAGTCACGCCTGACTAGCGATGCCAGGGACACCCTCGAGGATAATGCCACCTGGCTCCGCGACCATTCGGACATCAAGGTCCGGATCGAGGGCCACGCCGACGAGCGGGGTAGCGTCGAGTACAATCTCGCCCTAGGCGAGCGGCGGGCCATGAGAGTTCGAAGCTATCTCATCTCATTGGGGATTGATTCCGCACGTATCTTCACCATAAGCTTCGGCGAAGAGAGGCCTGCGGCGCGAGGTCACAATGAGAGGG is part of the Nitrospinota bacterium genome and encodes:
- the pal gene encoding peptidoglycan-associated lipoprotein Pal yields the protein MTAPAPPVRAPSGVAFGFAGNVRNVFFEFDKSRLTSDARDTLEDNATWLRDHSDIKVRIEGHADERGSVEYNLALGERRAMRVRSYLISLGIDSARIFTISFGEERPAARGHNERAWAKNRRGEFKVAQ